In one Magallana gigas chromosome 7, xbMagGiga1.1, whole genome shotgun sequence genomic region, the following are encoded:
- the LOC117684677 gene encoding uncharacterized protein isoform X1: MRMKRIITWSVQHQTKTSNYSKLHPLRWKGLISQKQGNHLALQLLKIQLVLKLLVKILKVHVAFLRHLVTSSTNSNQSFTFSHDIQHLNEYLKIIGEREFSDDGRYQWDSYSKSAKSYYTKRFRNILTKLITIIFPKNVEEVVKNLLVSEENQKMTPSIIPEGTFGPLVHAYQTSETWHHRRQILSYFTQTLSFKEAKSLLPNITESKYYAAKNHAKKVGPGLPVGTTSTRKRMDPVKLDSFLDFITSPHVIRDLPYGERKIKLSDGTVYEMPNVIRCMGSSDVIQQYKAYCSENNISPLGDSTMYRILFECGAQIRTSLEGIDYFIAEGGHAFRTILDALEELLKFQVLNQQEKKTSLPSFSNVNSIFVQISRYTSPQTAR, encoded by the exons ATGAGAATGAAGAGGATCATTACATGGAGTGTTCAACATCAGACTAAGACAAG CAACTACAGCAAGCTACATCCACTGAGATGGAAGGGTCTTATCTCTCAGAAGCAAGGGAACCACCTAGCATTACA GTTACTGAAGATACAATTAGTACTCAAACTTCTTGTGAAAatactgaaagtacatgtagcctTTCTCAGACATCTTGTGACATCAAGTACT AACTCAAACCAGAGTTTTACATTTAGCCATGACATTCAGCACCTGAATGAGTATCTTAAGATAATTGGTGAAAGAGAATTCTCAGATGATGGAAGATACCAGTGGGACTCTTACTCTAAGTCAGCTAAATCTTACTACACCAAACGATTTAGAAACATCTTGACAAAATTGATCACCATTATTTTCCCAAAGAATGTTGAAGAAGTGGTGAAGAATCTTCTAGTGTCtgaagaaaatcaaaaaatgacACCCAGTATCATACCTGAAGGAACATTTGGACCACTCGTTCATGCATATCAAACTTCAGAAACATGGCATCACAGACGGCAAATTCTCTCTTATTTTACGCAAACTTTATCATTCAAAGAAGCAAAATCCCTTTTACCAAACATAACAGAATCAAAGTACTATGCTGCTAAGAATCATGCAAAGAAAGTTGGCCCTGGTCTTCCTGTAGGTACAACTTCTACAAGAAAAAGAATGGATCCAGTGAAGTTGGACAGTTTTCTGGATTTCATTACTTCTCCTCATGTTATTCGAGATCTACCATATGGAGAAAGAAAGATTAAATTGTCAGACGGAACAGTATATGAAATGCCAAATGTGATTCGTTGCATGGGATCCAGTGATGTTATTCAACAGTATAAAGCCTACTGCTCTGAAAATAACATTTCTCCTCTTG GTGACAGTACAATGTATAGGATCCTGTTTGAGTGTGGAGCGCAAATAAGAACCAGTCTCGAGGGTATTGACTACTTCATTGCTGAGGGAGGTCATGCATTCCGCACCATTTTGGATGCTTTGGAGGAACTCCTGAAGTTTCAAGTTTTAAACCAACAGGAGAAAAAGACTTCTCTGCCTTCTTTCTCCAATGTAAACAGTATCTTCGTGCAGATTTCAAG GTACACATCTCCCCAGACAGCAAGGTAG
- the LOC117684677 gene encoding uncharacterized protein isoform X2 → MEGSYLSEAREPPSITVSILKKLLKIQLVLKLLVKILKVHVAFLRHLVTSSTNSNQSFTFSHDIQHLNEYLKIIGEREFSDDGRYQWDSYSKSAKSYYTKRFRNILTKLITIIFPKNVEEVVKNLLVSEENQKMTPSIIPEGTFGPLVHAYQTSETWHHRRQILSYFTQTLSFKEAKSLLPNITESKYYAAKNHAKKVGPGLPVGTTSTRKRMDPVKLDSFLDFITSPHVIRDLPYGERKIKLSDGTVYEMPNVIRCMGSSDVIQQYKAYCSENNISPLGDSTMYRILFECGAQIRTSLEGIDYFIAEGGHAFRTILDALEELLKFQVLNQQEKKTSLPSFSNVNSIFVQISRYTSPQTAR, encoded by the exons ATGGAAGGGTCTTATCTCTCAGAAGCAAGGGAACCACCTAGCATTACAGTAAGTATTCTCAAAAA GTTACTGAAGATACAATTAGTACTCAAACTTCTTGTGAAAatactgaaagtacatgtagcctTTCTCAGACATCTTGTGACATCAAGTACT AACTCAAACCAGAGTTTTACATTTAGCCATGACATTCAGCACCTGAATGAGTATCTTAAGATAATTGGTGAAAGAGAATTCTCAGATGATGGAAGATACCAGTGGGACTCTTACTCTAAGTCAGCTAAATCTTACTACACCAAACGATTTAGAAACATCTTGACAAAATTGATCACCATTATTTTCCCAAAGAATGTTGAAGAAGTGGTGAAGAATCTTCTAGTGTCtgaagaaaatcaaaaaatgacACCCAGTATCATACCTGAAGGAACATTTGGACCACTCGTTCATGCATATCAAACTTCAGAAACATGGCATCACAGACGGCAAATTCTCTCTTATTTTACGCAAACTTTATCATTCAAAGAAGCAAAATCCCTTTTACCAAACATAACAGAATCAAAGTACTATGCTGCTAAGAATCATGCAAAGAAAGTTGGCCCTGGTCTTCCTGTAGGTACAACTTCTACAAGAAAAAGAATGGATCCAGTGAAGTTGGACAGTTTTCTGGATTTCATTACTTCTCCTCATGTTATTCGAGATCTACCATATGGAGAAAGAAAGATTAAATTGTCAGACGGAACAGTATATGAAATGCCAAATGTGATTCGTTGCATGGGATCCAGTGATGTTATTCAACAGTATAAAGCCTACTGCTCTGAAAATAACATTTCTCCTCTTG GTGACAGTACAATGTATAGGATCCTGTTTGAGTGTGGAGCGCAAATAAGAACCAGTCTCGAGGGTATTGACTACTTCATTGCTGAGGGAGGTCATGCATTCCGCACCATTTTGGATGCTTTGGAGGAACTCCTGAAGTTTCAAGTTTTAAACCAACAGGAGAAAAAGACTTCTCTGCCTTCTTTCTCCAATGTAAACAGTATCTTCGTGCAGATTTCAAG GTACACATCTCCCCAGACAGCAAGGTAG